The region CGCAGAACCCGGTGGAGCAGGAGGGCACCTACCCGCTTCCCGAGGCGCAGGTGGACCGCTTCATGCTGAAACTTCGGGTGACGTACCCGACGAAGGCGGAGGAATTGCAGATCCTCCGGGCGCAGGCGAAGTCGGCCCCCGGCAACGCGGTGCGGGCGGTGTTGACGCCGGAGGATATCGCGCGGCTGCGGCTGCTGGCCGACGACATTTACATGGACGAGAAGATCGAGGAATACATCGTCAACCTGGTGGAATGCACGCGCAACCCGGCGGCGTACAAGCTCGACATCGGCGGTTACATCCGGTATGGCGCGTCGCCCCGGGCGACGATATTTCTTGCGATGGCGTCTCGCGCGCAGGCGCTGCTCCAGGGCCGGGGCTACGTGACCCCGCAGGATGTGAAGAGCATCGCGCCGGATGTGCTGCGCCACCGCGTCATCCCGACGTACGAGGCCGAGGCGGACGAGAAGACGCCGGAGGATCTGGTGGCGCGTATTCTCGATACCGTGGACGTACCCTGAGCGCGGCGGCCAAGCCCGCGCGAACCCGATCGAACGGCGCACGATGATCTCCAAAGAACTCGCGAAAAAAGTCCGGTACATCCAGATCATGACCAACAAGGCGGTCAATGATGTGCTTGCGGGCGAATACCACAGCGTGTTCAAAGGGCAGGGCATGGAGTTCGACGAGGTGCGCGAGTACCAGCCGGGCGACGACATCCGCGCGATTGACTGGAACGTGACGGCGCGGACGGGCCACCCGTACATCAAGCGCTTCCGGGAGGAACGCGAGCTCACGATACTGTTTGTGGTCGACCTGTCGGCCTCGGGCCGCTTCGGCAGCGTCGCGAACCTGAAGAACGAAGTGGCGACGGAGCTCTGCGCGCTGCTGGCCTTTTCCGCGATCAAGAACAACGACAAGGTGGGGCTGGTGGCCTTCACGGAGGCGGTGGAGCTTTTCGTGCCGCCGGCGAAGGGCGCGACGCACGTGTTGCGGCTGATCCGCGAGCTGCTCGCCTTCGATCCGAAAAAGCGCGGCACGAATATCGGCGCGGCGCTGGACTACGCCGCGCGGATTTTGCACCGGCGCAGCGTCGTGTTTTTGATCAGCGATTTCCAGGACGCGGGCTACGAGCGCACGCTCCGCATCATGAGCCGCCGCCACGATCTCATTGCGGTATCGGTGAGCGATCCGCGGGAGCACGAACTGCCCGACGCCGGGCTGATCGAGCTGGAGGACGCGGAGACGGGGGCGCTGATCACCGTGGACACCGGCAGCAAGTCGGTGCGGCGGGCCTATGCGGCGTCGGCCCTGGCGCGCGCCGGGGCGCTTCGCGAGACCCTGCGGTCGATGGACATCGACCTGATCGAAGTGGGCGCGTCCGACGATTACCTGCTGGACCTGATCCGGTTCTTCAAGCGGCGGGAGCGTCAGAAGCGATGATGGCGCGCCTGCGATTCGACTATCCGCGCGCCCTTGTTGGAGCCGTCCTGGCGCTTGCGTTCGCCGCGGGCCTGGTGGCCGGGTGCGGCTCCGATTCGGGGGCTGGCGATGCCGTGAAGGCGGGCGTCACCCGGACCTACGAGCGCGGGCCGATCACCGTTGAGTTGTCGGTGTCGGCGGATACCCTGACGACCGCGGAGACCCTGACCGTCACCCTGACCGCGATCGCCGACGCCGGGTACTCGGTGGAATTCCCGCCGTATCCGGAGGCCCCGCAGGCTGGGCCCGATTCCGAGGCGCCCCAACGCGATGCGCCCCAGGCGTTCACGCTGTCCGGTGTTCGGGACGCGGATCCGGTGCTTCGGGAGGGCGATCGCATCGCGCGGCGCCGCACGTACGAGGTCGAACCGTTTCTGGACGGCGCCTATGAGGTCCCCGCGCTTGCGCTGACCTACTGGGAAGAGCGCGAGGGCGACGACGAGAAGGCGACGCTGGAAACGGAGGCGATCGCGGTGACGGTGACGCCGATCCTGGCTCCGGGCGAACCGCCGTCCCCCAGGGAGATAGCCGGGCCGGTGGCGCTGCGCGATCCGCCGCCCTGGGGGTTGTATCTGCTGCTGGCCGCCCTCGCGTCCGCCCTGGCCGGCGCGGGGTACTGGTACTGGTTCCGCTATACGCCGCCGGGACCGCCGCCGGCCCCGCCCGTGCCGCCGCACCAGCGCGCGCTGGAGGCGCTGGACGCTATCCGTCGCGCGAGGCTTGTGGAGCAGGGCCGCTACAAGGAGTACTACATCGCGGTGTCGGGCGTGCTGCGCCGCTACATGGAGGAGCAGTTTCAATTGCGCGCGCCCGAGCGCACCACCGAGGAATTTCTGGCGGATCTTCAGGACAACGCCGTGCTTGGCTTGCAGGAGCAGTTGCTGTTGCGCGAGTTTCTGCGGCACTGCGACCTGGTGAAGTTCGCGCGGGCCGAGCCGACGCCCGAGCAGATCCGCGACACCTTCGACACCTGCGAACGCTTCATCATCGACTCGGAAGCGGCCCAGCGCGCCGCGCGGATTCGGTCCGGCGCCGGCGGGGAGGGCTGAGCCATGCACTTCGCCTCGCCCCAGGTCCTGCTGCTGCTTTTCGCGCTTCCCGTCCTGTTTTATATCAGCCACTACCGGCGCCGTCCGGCGTCGCTGCGCTTTTCGAGCACGGCGCGGCTCGCGGCGCTGGAAACCACGCTGCGCGTGCGCTGCCAGCGCTGGCTGCCGGCCCTCCGGTATCTTGCGCTGGCGCTGCTTGTCGTGGCGCTGGCGCGTCCGCAGCAGGGCCAGGAGCGGGTGCGCGACCTGAGCCGGGGCATCGCGATTCAGATGGTGCTTGATCGTTCGGGCAGCATGGCGGAGGAAATGGCGTTCGACGGCCAGGTCATGAACCGGCTCGACGTGGTCAAGCGGGTGTTCAAGGAGTTTGTCGCGGGGAACGGGGATTCGCTGGATGGGCGGCCGAATGACCTGATCGGCCTGGTGGCTTTTGCGGGCTACGCGGACACGATCGCGCCGCTTACGCTCGGGCACGACACGCTGCTCAATCTGGTGGACGACATACAGCTGGTGCAGCTGAAAAGCGAGGACGGGACGGCGATCGGCGACGGGCTGGCCCTGGCGGCGGCGCGCCTGAAGACGGCGGAGGAGTCGCAGATGCGCGTAAACGCGCGGATCGGGAGCGACTACGAAATCAAGAGCAAGATCATCATTCTCCTGACGGACGGCCAGAACAACCGAGGCGAGATGGAGCCGGAGGAGGCGGCGCGGCTGGCCAAGGACTGGGGGATCAAGGTTTACGTGATCGGGATCGGCGACGATCCGGAGACGGGCCGCTTTTCCGGCCCCTTCGCGCAACTTGCGCAGATGCAGCAGCGCAACCTGAATGAGGACTCCTTGAGCCGGCTGGCGGACTTGACGGGCG is a window of Candidatus Hydrogenedentota bacterium DNA encoding:
- a CDS encoding MoxR family ATPase, encoding MAVDVNQIGARVEQEAALLHQVRSEIKRVIVGQEYLIDRLLLALLCNNHVLIEGVPGLAKTLSVTTLAQVVQCSFNRIQFTPDLLPADLIGTLIYNPKEGGFITRKGPIFANVILADEINRAPAKVQSALLEAMQEQQVTIGDESYKLADPFFVLATQNPVEQEGTYPLPEAQVDRFMLKLRVTYPTKAEELQILRAQAKSAPGNAVRAVLTPEDIARLRLLADDIYMDEKIEEYIVNLVECTRNPAAYKLDIGGYIRYGASPRATIFLAMASRAQALLQGRGYVTPQDVKSIAPDVLRHRVIPTYEAEADEKTPEDLVARILDTVDVP
- a CDS encoding DUF58 domain-containing protein, producing MISKELAKKVRYIQIMTNKAVNDVLAGEYHSVFKGQGMEFDEVREYQPGDDIRAIDWNVTARTGHPYIKRFREERELTILFVVDLSASGRFGSVANLKNEVATELCALLAFSAIKNNDKVGLVAFTEAVELFVPPAKGATHVLRLIRELLAFDPKKRGTNIGAALDYAARILHRRSVVFLISDFQDAGYERTLRIMSRRHDLIAVSVSDPREHELPDAGLIELEDAETGALITVDTGSKSVRRAYAASALARAGALRETLRSMDIDLIEVGASDDYLLDLIRFFKRRERQKR
- a CDS encoding DUF4381 family protein; the protein is MMARLRFDYPRALVGAVLALAFAAGLVAGCGSDSGAGDAVKAGVTRTYERGPITVELSVSADTLTTAETLTVTLTAIADAGYSVEFPPYPEAPQAGPDSEAPQRDAPQAFTLSGVRDADPVLREGDRIARRRTYEVEPFLDGAYEVPALALTYWEEREGDDEKATLETEAIAVTVTPILAPGEPPSPREIAGPVALRDPPPWGLYLLLAALASALAGAGYWYWFRYTPPGPPPAPPVPPHQRALEALDAIRRARLVEQGRYKEYYIAVSGVLRRYMEEQFQLRAPERTTEEFLADLQDNAVLGLQEQLLLREFLRHCDLVKFARAEPTPEQIRDTFDTCERFIIDSEAAQRAARIRSGAGGEG
- a CDS encoding VWA domain-containing protein, which encodes MHFASPQVLLLLFALPVLFYISHYRRRPASLRFSSTARLAALETTLRVRCQRWLPALRYLALALLVVALARPQQGQERVRDLSRGIAIQMVLDRSGSMAEEMAFDGQVMNRLDVVKRVFKEFVAGNGDSLDGRPNDLIGLVAFAGYADTIAPLTLGHDTLLNLVDDIQLVQLKSEDGTAIGDGLALAAARLKTAEESQMRVNARIGSDYEIKSKIIILLTDGQNNRGEMEPEEAARLAKDWGIKVYVIGIGDDPETGRFSGPFAQLAQMQQRNLNEDSLSRLADLTGGIYRRAGSGNALREIYEEIGALETSEIESLRYLDYQERFLPFGLGGLILLLAEAALQATWLRRHP